In one window of Haloarcula halophila DNA:
- a CDS encoding AAA family ATPase, with product MSTEETIFSKAFASLVDQERPEIYRESLAHLVSGKNVVFQGPPGTGKTRAARLLSRWVCGGNSFDLITAHAELTRYDLIGGYTPDSDGGFTTQAGPLAETAKLCQQGLRSDGRPAWLIIDELNRANRSVLRRSIHPA from the coding sequence ATGTCTACTGAGGAGACGATTTTTTCGAAAGCATTCGCCAGTCTCGTCGATCAAGAGCGGCCCGAGATTTACCGGGAATCATTAGCACATCTTGTATCGGGGAAAAACGTGGTTTTCCAAGGTCCGCCTGGAACCGGAAAAACCCGGGCTGCACGGCTACTCTCACGATGGGTTTGTGGTGGGAATTCCTTTGACCTCATAACTGCTCACGCGGAACTTACCCGGTATGACCTTATCGGGGGATACACACCTGATAGTGACGGTGGCTTCACGACACAGGCGGGACCACTCGCAGAAACCGCTAAATTGTGCCAGCAGGGCCTCCGCTCGGATGGACGGCCGGCCTGGTTGATTATCGACGAATTGAATCGGGCGAACAGATCAGTCCTTCGGAGAAGTATTCACCCTGCTTGA